A window of Primulina tabacum isolate GXHZ01 chromosome 4, ASM2559414v2, whole genome shotgun sequence contains these coding sequences:
- the LOC142541788 gene encoding uncharacterized protein LOC142541788, with translation MTCNADWKEIRENLFEGQLARGRPDLVSRVFRAKLLDLKDQILKKINSPERFDSYVVAELPDKDVFPRLFDEIRAFQDARWVSAPESVWRIFEFDLNEISHIVINLHLHLLDKHMITFSNYQNLGDVLASECISKTMLTEFFKTCSHIVEATKLLYSEFPEHFVWDRQTRTWKPRKQRQVIGRVISANPAEGERYYHRLVLLHVRGPKSYSDLLTVRGIFCFTFKEAAQRRGLLESDKSNFECLNEAASFHMPIALRKLFATILVHCVILCFVVCNLN, from the exons ATGACTTGCAATGCGGATTGGAAAGAGATTCgagaaaatttatttgaaggtCAGCTTGCTCGTGGTCGTCCAGATTTGGTCTCTCGAGTGTTTCGTGCAAAATTACTTGATCTTAAGGACCAGATTCTTAAAAAA ATTAACTCGCCTGAAAGGTTCGACTCTTACGTTGTTGCTGAGCTTCCAGATAAAGATGTTTTTCCTCGATTGTTTG ATGAAATACGAGCATTTCAGGATGCTCGCTGGGTGTCTGCTCCAGAATCAGTGTGGCGCATTTTTGAATTTGATCTGAATGAAATCTCTCATATAGTTATCAATTTGCATCTACATTTACTGGACAAGCACATGATCACCTTCTCAAATTACCAGAACTTGGGCGATGTGTTGGCATCCGAATGTATCTCCAAAACTATGTTGACTGAATTTTTTAAGACTTGTTCGCACATTGTGGAAGCAACAAAGTTATTATATTCTGAATTCCCAGAGCATTTTGTTTGGGATCGACAAACTAGAACTTGGAAACCAAGGAAACAAAGACAGGTTATCGGACGTGTTATCTCGGCAAATCCGGCAGAAGGTGAGAGGTATTATCATCGTTTAGTACTTCTTCATGTTCGAGGCCCTAAGTCCTACTCTGATTTGCTCACTGTTCGTGGAATATTTTGTTTCACTTTCAAGGAAGCAGCACAACGTAGGGGGCTATTAGAAAGTGATAAGAGTAATTTTGAGTGTTTAAATGAGGCAGCAAGTTTTCACATGCCTATTGCTTTGCGTAAGTTGTTTGCTACGATCTTAGTACATTGTGTAATCCTTTGTTTTGTTGTTTGCAACCTTAACTGA
- the LOC142542918 gene encoding protein trichome birefringence-like 23 gives MKNGRPDKDYLHWRWNPLGCELPRLEPERFLELMKNKSLALIGDSISRNHVQSLLCMLSTVENAVQVYHDEEYKSRRWIFPSYNFTVSVIWSPFLAKALIFEDVNGVSTSEIELHLDELDQSWTKQFDTFDYMIFSSGKWFIKGTIYYENNHILGCHYCPKRNFTELGFNFAFRRVINNVFDYIIQSKHKGIIFYRTLTPDHFENGQWFSGGTCNRSLPSKGGEFEWNEMDQYLRNIGLGELEKALGKASENGVNLKLFDVTNLSLLRPDGHPGPYRFFQPFAKDKNGEVVNDCLHWCLPGPIDYWNDLLMEMVKDTYV, from the exons ATGAAAAATGGGCGACCAGACAAGGATTATCTTCATTGGAGGTGGAATCCTCTTGGTTGTGAGTTACCTAGGCTTGAGCCGGAGAGGTTTCTCGAGCTAATGAAGAACAAGAGTTTGGCATTGATCGGTGACTCAATATCTCGAAACCATGTGCAATCACTGCTCTGTATGCTCTCGACG GTCGAAAATGCTGTTCAAGTTTACCATGATGAAGAATACAAATCCAGAAGGTGGATCTTCCCTTCGTACAATTTCACGGTCTCCGTTATCTGGTCCCCTTTCCTTGCTAAAGCTCTCATCTTTGAAGACGTGAATGGTGTCTCCACATCTGAAATTGAACTCCATCTTGATGAACTTGACCAAAGCTGGACCAAGCagtttgataccttcgattacATGATATTTTCCAGTGGAAAATGGTTCATCAAAGGCACAATCTACTACGAAAACAACCACATACTAGGCTGCCACTACTGCCCCAAAAGAAACTTCACTGAGCTCGGGTTCAACTTCGCCTTTCGAAGAGTCATCAACAACGTTTTTGACTATATCATCCAATCAAAGCACAAGGGCATTATATTTTACCGGACATTGACACCAGATCACTTTGAGAACGGCCAATGGTTCAGTGGTGGAACGTGCAATAGATCATTACCGTCAAAGGGAGGAGAATTCGAGTGGAATGAGATGGACCAATATCTGCGAAACATTGGGCTAGGTGAACTTGAGAAGGCATTGGGTAAAGCTTCTGAAAACGGCGTAAATCTAAAACTTTTCGATGTTACCAATCTTTCCTTGTTGAGACCGGACGGACATCCGGGGCCGTACAGATTTTTTCAGCCATTTGCCAAGGATAAGAATGGTGAAGTTGTAAACGATTGCCTGCATTGGTGCTTGCCTGGCCCTATAGATTATTGGAACGATCTTTTGATGGAAATGGTTAAGGATACCTATGTATGA
- the LOC142542919 gene encoding putative GABA transporter 2, translated as MVSPESENESMSSHALLPNTRMLSRSDLPFSIPREVALNDPFHEIRREDDAGAAFVLESKGEWWHAGFHLTTAIVGPTILTLPYAFRGLGWGLGFLCLTAMGVVTFYSYYLMSLVLDHCEKAGRRHIRFRELAADVLGSGWMFYFVIFIQTAINTGISIGAILLAGQCLQIMYSNLSPHGPLKLFHFIAIVIVVMILLSQFPSFHSLRHINLGSLLLSFGYTFLVVGACINAGTSKNAPPKDYSLESSELSRVFSAFTSISIIAAIYGNGILPEIQATLAPPATGKMAKGLIMCYTVIFLTFYSAAVSGYWVFGNKSNSNILKSLMPDEGPSLAPVWLLGLAIIFVLLQLLAIGLVYSQVAYEIMERKSADVNQAIFSKRNLIPRIVLRSLYVIFCGFFAAMLPFFGDISAVVGAIGFIPLDFVLPMLLYNMTYKPTKSSPAYWINNSIIIIFTCVGLLGSFSSIRKLVLDAKEFKLFSDNVVG; from the exons ATGGTATCTCCTGAAAGTGAAAACGAATCCATGTCATCTCATGCTCTTCTACCAAATACGAGGATGCTATCCCGCAGTGATTTGCCTTTCTCAATACCTCGAG AGGTGGCGCTGAATGACCCATTTCATGAAATCCGCCGGGAAGACGACGCCGGAGCAGCTTTTGTATTAGAATCCAAGG GGGAATGGTGGCATGCGGGGTTTCATTTGACGACGGCGATAGTGGGTCCCACGATACTTACTCTGCCATATGCGTTCCGGGGGCTCGGATGGGGTTTGGGATTCCTGTGCTTAACGGCCATGGGGGTGGTTACTTTCTATTCCTATTATCTCATGTCGTTGGTGCTTGATCACTGTGAGAAGGCGGGGCGCCGCCACATAAGATTCCGGGAACTGGCAGCTGATGTGTTAG GATCTGGATGGATGTTCTATTTTGTGATTTTCATTCAAACGGCAATTAATACGGGCATCAGTATTGGAGCTATCCTTCTTGCTGGGCAATGCCTTCAG ATCATGTATTCAAACCTCTCTCCTCATGGGCCGctgaaattatttcatttcatagCAATTGTTATAGTAGTTATGATACTCTTGTCTCAATTCCCAAGCTTTCATTCTCTGAGGCACATTAACCTGGGATCACTGCTTCTTAGCTTTGGCTATACTTTTCTCGTGGTTGGTGCTTGTATTAATGCAG GCACCTCTAAGAATGCCCCTCCAAAGGACTATTCTTTAGAATCCTCAGAATTATCGAGAGTTTTCAGTGCGTTCACTTCTATATCCATAATAGCCGCCATATATGGAAACGGTATACTACCTGAGATACAG GCAACACTGGCTCCACCAGCCACAGGGAAGATGGCGAAAGGCCTAATAATGTGTTATACTGTAATTTTCCTGACCTTCTACTCCGCTGCAGTTTCTGGATATTGGGTTTTTGGGAATAAATCTAACTCGAACATTCTCAAAAGCTTAATGCCTGATGAGGGACCTTCGTTGGCTCCAGTTTGGCTTTTAGGTCTCGCAATTATATTTGTTCTCCTTCAACTTCTTGCTATTGGCCTT GTATATTCTCAAGTAGCTTATGAGATAATGGAACGGAAATCAGCTGACGTGAACCAGGCAATATTCTCCAAAAGAAACTTGATCCCGAGGATAGTTCTTCGCTCCCTCTATGTAATATTTTGTGGGTTCTTCGCAGCTATGCTACCTTTCTTTGGTGACATCAGTGCTGTCGTAGGGGCCATCGGCTTCATCCCCCTCGATTTTGTCCTGCCGATGCTTCTTTACAATATGACTTACAAACCCACCAAATCGTCCCCTGCATATTGGatcaacaactcaattatcATCATTTTCACATGTGTTGGCTTATTGGGCTcgttttcttctataagaaagCTGGTCTTAGACGCCAAAGAGTTCAAACTTTTCAGTGATAACGTTGTTGGTTAA